DNA sequence from the Xenopus tropicalis strain Nigerian chromosome 4, UCB_Xtro_10.0, whole genome shotgun sequence genome:
CTCAACATCTGGAATTGCTACATCAACCTGTGGCCCTTTCATATCAATTTTGGGTCCTTTAAATTCTCCCTCCATTTTAGGCCCTTTTATATTTAAGCCTAGATCAGGCATGGAGACCTTGGGCATAGAAGGCATCTGAAATTTGGGACCTTTCACCTTTCCATCAACATCTACATCTGGAGCCTCAAGATTTACTTCTGGAGCCTTGATATCAACTTTAGGGCCTTTTAAATCACCTTCCACTTTAGGACCTTTAAGATTGAAGTCTAGATCAGGCATATGCAGTGACGGCATCTTAAATTTGGAACCTTTCACCTTTCCATCAATATCTACATCTGGAGCCTCAAGATTTACTTCTGGAGCCTTGAAATCAACTTTGGGACCTTTTAAATCACCTTCCACTTTAGGACCTTTAAAATTGAAGTCTAAATCAGGCATATGCAGTGATGGCATCTTAAATTTGGAACCTTTCACCTTTCCATCAATATCTACATCTGGAGCCTCAAGATTTATTTCTGGAGCCCTGATGTCAACTTTGGGGCCTTTTAAATCACCTTCCACTTTAGGACCTTTAAGATTAAAGTCTAAATCAGGCATATGCAGTGATGGCATCTTAAATTTGGAACCTTTCACCTTTCCATCAATATCTACATCTGGAGCCTCAAGATTTACTTCTGGAGCCCTGATGTCAACTTTGGGGCCTTTTAAATCACCTTCCACTTTAGGACCTTTAAGATTAAAGTCTAAATCAGGCATATGCAGTGATGGCATCTTAAATTTGGAACCTTTCACCTTTCCATCAATATCTACATCTGGAGCCTCAAGATTTACTTCTGGAGCCCTGATGTCAACTTTGGGGCCTTTTAAATCACCTTCCACTTTAGGACCTTTAAGATTGAAGTCTATATCAGGCATATGCAGTGACGGCATCTTAAATTTGGAACCTTTCACCTTTCCATCAATATCTACATCTGGAGCCTCAAGATTTACTTCTGGAGCCCTGATGTCAACTTTGGGGCCTTTTAAATCACCTTCCACTTTAGGACCTTTAAGATTAAAGTCTAAATCAGGCATATGCAGTGATGGCATCTTAAATTTGGAACCTTTCACCTTTCCATCAATATCTACATCTGGAGCCTCAAGATTTACTTCTGGAGCCCTGATGTCAACTTTGGGGCCTTTTAAATCACCTTCCACTTTAGGACCTTTAAGATTAAAGTCTAAATCAGGCATATGCAGTGATGGCATCTTAAATTTGGAACCTTTCACCTTTCCATCAATATCTACATCTGGAGCCTCAAGATTTACTTCTGGAGCCCTGATGTCAGCTTTGGGGCCTTTTAAATCACCTTCCACTTTAGGACCTTTAAGATTGAAGTCTATATCAGGCATATGCAGTGATGGCATTTTAAATTTGGGACCTTTCACTTTTCCCTCTGGGCATTCTATGTCTAACTCTGGGGCACTGATGTCAAGCTTTGGTCCTGATACATCTATTTCTCCTTCTGGAAGTGCAATATCTATATCTTTACCCTTCACTTTTGGGCCGGAAAACCCAAACGTAGGCATTTTAAATTTAGGCATTTTCAGTTTTCCTTCTGGCCCCTCTAGCTCAACATCTGGAATTTCTACATCGACCTCTGGCCCTTTCATGTCAATTTTGGGTCCTTTCAATTCTCCCTCTACTTTAGGCCCTTTTACGTTTAAGCCTAGATCAGGCATGGAGACCTTGGGCATAGAAGGCATCTTAAATTTGGGACCTTTCACCTTTCCATCTACATCTGGAGCCTCAAGATTTACTTCTGGAGCATTAATGTCAACTTTTGGGCCTTTTAAATCACCTTCCACTTTAGGACCTTTAAGATTGAAGTCTAGATCAGGCATATGCAGTGACGGCATTTTAAATTTGGAACCTTTCACCTTTCCATCAATATCTACATCTGGAGCCTCAAGATTTACTTCTGGAGCACTGATGTCAACTTTGGGGCCTTTTAAATCACCTTCCACTTTAGGACCTTTAAGATTGAAGTCTATATCAGGCATATGCAGTGACGGCATTTTAAATTTGGAACCTTTCACCTTTCCATCAATATCTACATCTGGAGCCTCAAGATTTACTTCTGGAGCACTGATGTCAACTTTGGGGCCTTTTAAATCACCTTCCACTTTAGGACCTTTAAGATTGAAGTCTAGATCAGGCATATGCAGTGACGGCATTTTAAATTTGGAACCTTTCACCTTTCCATCAATATCTACATCTGGAGCACTGATGTCAACTTTGGGGCCTTTTAAATCACCTTCCACTTTAGGACCTTTAAGATTGAAGTCTAGATCAGGCATATGCAGTGACGGCATTTTAAATTTGGAACCTTTCACCTTTCCATCAATATCTACATCTGGAGCCTCAAGATTTACTTCTGGAGCACTGATGTCAACTTTGGGGCCTTTTAAATCACCTTCCACTTTAGGACCTTTAAGATTGAAGTCTATATCAGGCATATGCAGTGACGGCATTTTAAATTTGGAACCTTTCACCTTTCCATCAATATCTACATCTGGAGCACTGATGTCAACTTTGGGGCCTTTTAAATCACCTTCCACTTTAGGACCTTTAAGATTGAAGTCTAGATCAGGCATATGCAGTGACGGCATTTTAAATTTGGAACCTTTCACCTTTCCATCAATATCTACATCTGGACCCTCAAGCTTTACTTCTGGAGCATTGATGTCAACTTTGGGGCCTTTTAAATCACCTTCCACTTTAGGACCTTTAAGATTGAAGTCTATATCAGGCATATGCAGTGACGGCATTTTAAATTTGGAACCTTTCACCTTTCCATCAATATCTACATCTGGAGCACTTATGTCAACTTTGGGGCCTTTTAAATCACCTTCCACTTTAGGACCTTTAAGATTGAAGTCTATATCAGGCATATGCAGTGATGGCATTTTAAAATTGGGACCTTTCACTTTTCCCTCTGGGCATTCTATGTCTAACTCTGGGGCACTGATGTCCAGCTTTGGTACGGATACGTCTATTTCTCCTTCTGGAAGTGCAATATCTATATCTTTACCCTTCACTTTTGAGCCAGAAAACCCAAACGTAGGCATTTTAAATTTAGGCATTTTCAGTTTTCCTTCTGGCCCCTCAAGCTCAACATCTGGAATTGCCACATCAACCTCTGGCCCTTTCATATCAATTTTGGGTCCTTTCAGTTCTCCCTCTACTTTAGGCCCTTTTACATTTAAGCCGAAATCAGGCATGGACACTTCAGGCACATGCACTGAAGGCATTTTAAATTTGTGGCCTTTTACTTTACCATCAATGTTAACTTCTGGTGCATTAAGATCAACCTCTGGACAATGAATATCAGCTTTCAGATCTTTAATATCACCTTCAACTTTTGGAACCATGACATCCATGTCTCCTTTAATCTTTGGGCCTTTTAAGTTTAATTCAACATCTGGCATGGAAACTTTtggactttttatatttaatgatgGCATTTTGAACTTAGGAGAACTTACTTCTAAGTCTGTGTTTGCAATCTTTACATCTGTTTCTGGTATTTGTGCTTTGGGGCTTGAAAAATTAAATTTAGGAAatttaaatttagattttttcaCTTTACCCTCGGGCATTTCAAGGTCTATATTAGGGCCACTAACTGTTAAATCAGAGCCTTTCAGACTACTTCCTTTGGAAACAGAAAGATCAACATCACCTTTGATCTTAGGTCCTTTCATGTCAATTTCTGTGCCAGAATTACTAGGTTTAGAAAATCCCCAAGAGGGCAGTTTAAACTTTGGGCCCTTGATTTTCGAATCTGGAACCTCAACAGACACACCTGAGCTTGGGAACTTAACTTCAGGATCTTTCGTTTTAACTTTAGTAGGCTTTAAGTCGGCTTCCAAATTTACCTCTGGTAAGTCTATATCACCCTTAAATTTTGGTCCTTTTACATTATGATCAGTCTCAGGAATAGAAACTTTTGGTAAACTTACGCCTATCGAGGGCATTTTAAATTTCGGACCTTTTATTTTTCCATCAAAATCTACATCTGGAGCCTCAAGGTTAACTTCAGGAGCCTTGATGTCAACTTTGGGGGCTTTTAAATCACCTTCCAGTTTGGGACCTTTAAGATTGAAGTCTATATCAGGCATATGCAGTGAAGGCATCTTAAATTTGGGACCTTTCACTCTTCCCTCTGGGCATTCTATGTCTAACTCAGGAGCACTGATGTCTACCTTTGGTCCTGATATATCTATTTCTCCTTCTGGAAGTGAAATATCTACATCTTTACCATCTGCTTTTAGACCAGAAAACCCAAACTTAGGCATTttaaattttggcattttaagtTTTCCTTCTGGCCCCTCAAGCTCAACATCTGGAATTGCTACATCAACCTCTGGCCCTTTCATATCAATGTTGGGTCCTTTCAATTCTCCCTCCATTTTAGGCCCTTTTATATTTAAGCCTAGATCAGGCATGGAGACCTTGGGCATAGAAGGCATCTTAAATTTGGGACCTTTCACCTTTCCATCTATATCTACATCTGGAGCCTCAAGATTAACATCTGGTGCCTGGATGTCAACTTTTGGACCTTTTAAGTCACCTTCCAGTTTGGGACCTTTAAGATTGAAGTCTATATCAGGCATATGCAGTGATGGCATCTTAAATTTGGGACCTTTCACTTTTCCCTCTGGGCATTCTATGTCTAACTCAGGGGCACTGATGTCTACCTTTGGTCCTGATATATCTATTTCTCCTTCTGGAAGTGAAATATCTACATCTTTACCATCTGCTTTTAGACCAGAAAACCCAAACTTAGGCATTTTAAATTTTGGCATTTTCAGTTTTCCTTCTGGCCCCTCAAGCTCAACATCTGGAATTGCTACATCAAACTCTGGCCCTTTCATATCAATTTTGGGTCCTTTCAATTCTCCCTCCATTTTAGGCCCTTTTATATTTAAGCCTAGATCAGGCATAGAGACCTTGGGCATAGAAGGCATCTCAAATTTGGGACCTTTCACCTTTCCATCAACATCTACATCTGGAGCCTCAAGATTTACTTTTGGAGCCTTGATCTCAACTTTGGGGCCTTTTAAATCACCTTCCACTTTAGGACCTTTAAGATTGAAGTCTAAATCAGGCATATGCAGTGACGGCATCTTAAATTTAGAACCTTTCACCTTACCATCAATATCTACATCTGGAGCCTCAAGATTTACTTCTGGAGCATTGATGTCAACTTTGGGGCCTTTTAAATCACCTTCCACTTTAGGACCTTTAAGATTGAAGTCTAAATCAGGCATATGCAGTGACGGCATCTTAAATTTAGAACCTTTCACCTTACCATCAATATCTACATCTGGAGCCTCAAGATTTACTTCTGGAGCATTGATGTCAACTTTGGGGCCTTTTAAATCACCTTCCACTTTAGGACCTTTAAGATTGAAGTCTAGATCAGGCATATGCAGTGACGGCATCTTAAATTTAGAACCTTTCACCTTTCCATCAATATCTACATCTGGGGCCTCAAGATTTACTTCTGGAGCTTTGATGTCAACTTTGGGGCCTTTTGAATCACCTTCCACTTTAGGACCTTTAAGATTGAGGTCTATATCAGGCATATGCAGTGACGGCATTTTAAATTTGGGACCTTTCACTTTTCCCTCTGGGCATTCCATGTTCAGGTCAGGAGCACTGATGTCCACCTTTGGCCCTGATACATCTATTTCTCCTTCTGGAAGTTTAATATCTATTTCTTTACCATCCACTTTTGAGCCAGAAAACCCAAACTTGGGCATTTTAAATTTAGGCATTTTCATTTTTCCTTCTGGCCCCTCAAGCTCAACATCTGGAATTGCCACATCAACCTCTGGCCCTTTCATATCAATTTTGGGTCCTTTCAATTCTCCTTCCATTTTAGGCCCTTTTATATTTAAGCCTAGATCAGGCATGGACACTTTGGGCATAGAAGGCATCTTAAATTTGGGACCTTTCACCTTTCCATCAAAATCTACATCTGGAGCCTCAAGATTTACTTTTGGAGCCTTGATGTCAACTTTGGGGCCTTTTAAATCACCTTCCATTTTAGGACCTTTAAGATTGAAGTCTAAATCAGGCATATGCAGTGATGGCATCTTAAATTTAGAACCTTTCACCTTACCATCAATATCTACATCTGGAGCCTCAAGATTTATTTCTGGAGCATTGATGTCAACTTTGGGGCCCTTTAAATCACCTTCCACTTTAGGACCTTTAAGATTTAAGTCTATATCAGGCATATGCAGTGATGGCATTTTAAATTTGGGACCTTTCACTTTTCCCTCTGGACATTCTATGTCTAACTTAGGGGCACTGATGTCTACCTTTGGTCCTGATATATCTATTTCTCCTTCTGGAAGTGAAATGTCTACATCTTTACCATCTGCTTTTAGGCCGGAAAACCCAAACTTGGGCATTTTAAATTTTGGCATTTTCAGTCTCCCTTCTGGCCCCTCTAGCTCAACATCTGGAATTGCTACTTCAGCCTCTGGCCCTTTCATATCAATATTGGGTCCTTTCAATTCTCCCTCCATTTTAGGCCCTTTTATATTAAAGCCTAGATCAGGCATGGAGACCTTGGGCACTGAAGGCATCTTAAATTTGGGACCTTTCACCTTTCCATCAATATCTACATCCAGAGCCTCAAGATTTACTTCTGGAGCATTGATGTCAACTTTGGGGCCTTTTAAATCACCTTCCACTTTAGGACCTTTAAGATTGAAGTCTATATCAGGCATATGCAGTGACGGCATTTTAAATTTGGAACCTTTCACCTTTCCATCAATATCTACATCTGGAGCCTCAAGATTTACTTCTGGAGCATTGATGTCAACTTTAGGGCCTTTTAAATCACCTTCGACTTTAGGTCCTTTAAGATTGAAGTCTATATCAGGCATATGCAGTGACGGCATTTTAAATTTGGAACCTTTCACCTTTCCATCAATATCTACATCTGGAGCCTCAAGATTTACTTCTGGAGCATTGATGTCAACTTTGGGGCCTTTTAAATCACCTTCCACTTTAGGACCTTTAAGATTGAAGTCTATATCAGGCATATGCAGTGACGGCATCTTGAATTTGGAACCTTTCACATTTCCATCAATACCTATATCTGGAGCCTCAAGATTTACTTCTGGTGCATTGATGTCAACTTTGGGGCCTTTTAAATCACCTTCCACTTTAGGACCTTTAAGATTGAAGTCTAAATCAGGCATATGAAGTGATGGCATTTTAAATTTGGGACCTTTTACTTTTCCCTCTGGGCATTCTATGTCTAAATCAGGGGCACTGATGTCCACCTTTGGTCCTGATACATCCATCTCTCCTTCTGGAAGTGTAATATCTACATCTTTACCCTCCACTTTTGAGCCAGAAAACCCAAACTTAGGCATCTTAAATTTTGGCATTTTTAGCTTCCCTTTTCCTTCAGGACTTTCTATATCTAAAGTAGGTGAATCAAGCTCAACCTTTGGCGCTTTAATATCTATTTCAGGACCCTTTAACTCTCCTTCAATTTTAGGTCCTGAAATATCTGTTCCTTTCCACTTGGGACTTTTAATATTTAGATCAACATCAGGTATGGACATTTTTGGAATTGAAGGCATTTTAAATTTTGTCCCCTTGACTTTTGCTTCTGGACCCTCAATATCAAGTGTTGGTGTGTCGATGTTAACTTTCGGACCTGAAACATTCAGGTTGGTTTTTGGTAGTTTAACATCTACATCTGGGGCTTCTGCTTTGGAGCTTGAGAAACCAAACTTTGGCATATGAAatctagattttttatttttaactttagcTTCTGGCCCACCTATATCTAAATCAGGAACATCAATATCAATTTCTGGACTTTTTATTTCAACATCTAGCCCCCTCACATCTCCTTCCAATTTGGGTCCTGAAATATCTGCCCCTCCCTTCCACTTTGGGGATTTTATATTGAAATCAACATCTGGCACTTTAGGTAAATTAACATTCACTGATGGCATTTTAAATTTAGGCATTTTCAGTTTCCCTTCTGGTCCCTCCAGCTCAACATCTGGAACTGCTACATCAACCTCTGGCCCTTTCATATCAATATTGGGTCCTTTCAATTCTCCCTCTACTTTAGGCCCTTTTACATTTAAACCTAGATCAGGCATAGAAACCTTGGGCACAGAAGGCATCTTAAATTTGGGACCTTTCACCTTTCCATCAACATCTGGAGCCTCAAGGTTAACTTCAGGAGCCTTGATGTCAACTTTGGGGCCTTTTAGATCACCTTCCAGTTTGGGACCTTTAAGATTGAAGTCTATATCAGGCATATGCAGTGAAGGCATCTTAAATTTGGGACCTTTCACTTTTCCTTCTGGACACTCTATGTCTAACTCTGGGGCACTGATGTCTACCTTTGGTGCTGATAAATCTATTTCTCCTTCTGGAAGTTTAATATCTATATCTTTACCATCCACTTTTGAGCCAGAAAACCCAAACTTAGGCATTTTAAATTTAGGCATTTTCAGTTTCCCTTCTGGCCCCTCCAGCTCAACATCTGGAATTGCTACATCAACCTCTGGCCCTTTCATATCAATTTTGGGTCCTTTCAGTTCTCCCTCTACTTTAGGACCTTTTACATTTAAGCCTACATCAGGCATGGAGACCTTGGGCATAGAGGGCATCTTAAATTTAGGACCTTTCACCTTTCCATCAACATCTACATCTGGAGCCTCAAGATTTACTTCTGGAGCCTTGATGTCAACTTTGGGGCCTTTTAAATCACCTTCCACTTTAGGACCTTTAAGATTGAAGTCTATATCAGGCATATGCAGTGACGGCATTTTAAATTTGGAACCTTTCACCTTTCCATCAACATCTGGAGCCTCAAAGTTAACTTCAGGAGCCTTGATGTCAACTTTGGGGCCTTTTAGATCACCTTCCAGTTTGGGACCTTTAAGATTGAAGTCTATATCAGGCATATGCAGTGAAGGCATCTTAAATTTGGGACCTTTCACTTTTCCTTCTGGACATTCTATGTCTAACTCTGGGGCACTGATGTCTACCTTTGGTGCTGATAAATCTATTTCTCCTTCTGGAAGTTTAATATCTATATCTTTACCATCCAATTTTGAGCCAGAAAACCCAAACTTAGGCATTTTAAATTTAGGCATTTTCAGTTTCCCTTCTGGCCCCTCCAGCTCAACATCTGGAATTGCTACATCAACCTCTGGCCCTTTCATATCAATTTTGGGGCCTTTCAGTTCTCCCTCTACTTTAGGACCTTTTACATTTAAGCCTACATCAGGCATGGAGACCTTGGGCATAGAGGGCATCTTAAATTTAGGACCTTTCACCTTTCCATCAACATCTACATCTGGAGCCTCAAGATTTACTTCTGGAGCACTGATGTCAACTTTGGGGCCTTTTAAATCACCTTCCACTTTAGGACCTTTAAGATTGAAGTCTATATCAGGCATATGCAGTGACGGCATTTTAAATTTGGAACCTTTCACCTTTCCATCAATATCTACATCTGGAGCACTGATGTCAACTTTGGGGCCTTTAAAATCACCTTCCACTTTAGGACCTTTAAGATTGAAGTCTAGATCAGGCATATGCAGTGACGGCATTTTAAATTTGGAACCTTTCACCTTTCCATCAATATCTACATCTGGACCCTCAAGCTTTACTTCTGGAGCATTGATGTCAACTTTGGGGCCTTTTAAATCACCTTCCACTTTAGGACCTTTAAGATTGAAGTCTATATCAGGCATATGCAGTGACGGCATTTTAAATTTGGAACCTTTCACCTTTCCATCAATATCTACATCTGGAGCACTGATGTCAACTTTGGGGCCTTTTAAATCACCTTCCACTTTAGGACCTTTAAGATTGAAGTCTAGATCAGGCATATGCAGTGACGGCATTTTAAATTTGGAACCTTTCACCTTTCCATCAATATCTACATCTGGACCCTCAAGCTTTACTTCTGGAGCATTGATGTCAACTTTGGGGCCTTTTAAATCACCTTCCACTTTAGGACCTTTAAGATTGAAGTCTATATCAGGCATATGCAGTGACGGCATTTTAAATTTGGAACCTTTCACCTTTCCATCAATATCTACATCTGGAGCACTGATGTCAACTTTGGGGCCTTTTAAATCACCTTCCACTTTAGGACCTTTAAGATTGAAGTCTAGATCAGGCATATGCAGTGACGGCATTTTAAATTTGGAACCTTTCACCTTTCCATCAATATCTACAGCTGGAGCCTCAAGATTAACTTCTGGTGCCTTGATGTCAACTTTGGGGCTTTTTAAGTCACCTTCCAGTTTGGGACCTTTAAGATTGAAGTCTATATCAGGCATATGCAGTGATGGCATTTTAAATTTGGAACCCTTCACTTTTCCCTCTGGGCATTCTATGTCTAACTCTGGGACACTGATGTCAAGCTTTGGTCCTGATACATC
Encoded proteins:
- the ahnak gene encoding neuroblast differentiation-associated protein AHNAK isoform X25, with translation MDKEEEETRELLLPNWQGSGSMGLTLDKNEEGVFVKQLVQDSPAAKTGVVKEGDQIVGATLYFDNMSSEDIERLLTNVGHHTVGLKLQRKGDRSPQPGMTWSHDVFSLKSPDVVLSGDDEEYRRIYTKKIKPRLKSDETLEPETQTRTITVTRKVTAYTVDVTGSKGTKEIDISSPEYKIKIPRHEITEISKTSIETEEGKTVIKIPSADISGRTFEMGKEISLETTGPGVLVTGGTQSISNSSVYSQVTNAGAFGPYGIHSDGNISLSSKHLTSVSGPKYQSYEQKIDVKGSSYEAAQRGHIRGPQDSETSSIDIQMKGSILKGAEADSAGKSAINTDFASMDSTFGISGFQSSTIMLKETRFDMQKPGGLTVEQSDINVKVPQTSESNLSLSAVCRSELSGDQIVKDYPESCRGTSVHSTVRTTEIFLPGQRKDTSDGDVYMVAPILDVKHSQKDIDSAEVKNQIPSFKVSGMKKVTGDTDLKLQETATSIYAASPDTLAANLQINGKNQSAGIKLKDSNVDMSSLKAEAPDVAVLNPKIDVQDLKGEVKGPTFKMSSKNVNLPKVPMTDLNLYMKGSKAKEVDISIPTLEGGLKGPQIEIESSVPGVELEGPEGTQKMPKFKMPKFGFSGSKVDGKDVDIKLPEVEIDVSGPKVDISAPNLDIEYQEGKVKGSKFTMPDKDFNVKSSELEGDLKGPKADIKTPEVNLEAPDVDIDGKVKGSKFKMPSLHMPDIDFNLKGPKVEGDLKGPKVDIKAPEVNLEAPDVDVDGKVKGPKFKMPSMPKVSMPDVGLNVKGPKVEGELKGPKIDMKGPEVDVAIPDVELEGPEGKLKMPKFKMPKFGFSGSKVDGKEIDIKLPEGEIDVSGPKLDISVPELDIECPEGKVKGSKFKMPSLHMPDIDFNLKGPKLEGDLKSPKVDIKAPEVNLEAPAVDIDGKVKGSKFKMPSLHMPDLDFNLKGPKVEGDLKGPKVDISAPDVDIDGKVKGSKFKMPSLHMPDIDFNLKGPKVEGDLKGPKVDINAPEVKLEGPDVDIDGKVKGSKFKMPSLHMPDLDFNLKGPKVEGDLKGPKVDISAPDVDIDGKVKGSKFKMPSLHMPDIDFNLKGPKVEGDLKGPKVDINAPEVKLEGPDVDIDGKVKGSKFKMPSLHMPDLDFNLKGPKVEGDFKGPKVDISAPDVDIDGKVKGSKFKMPSLHMPDIDFNLKGPKVEGDLKGPKVDISAPEVNLEAPDVDVDGKVKGPKFKMPSMPKVSMPDVGLNVKGPKVEGELKGPKIDMKGPEVDVAIPDVELEGPEGKLKMPKFKMPKFGFSGSKLDGKDIDIKLPEGEIDLSAPKVDISAPELDIECPEGKVKGPKFKMPSLHMPDIDFNLKGPKLEGDLKGPKVDIKAPEVNFEAPDVDGKVKGSKFKMPSLHMPDIDFNLKGPKVEGDLKGPKVDIKAPEVNLEAPDVDVDGKVKGPKFKMPSMPKVSMPDVGLNVKGPKVEGELKGPKIDMKGPEVDVAIPDVELEGPEGKLKMPKFKMPKFGFSGSKVDGKDIDIKLPEGEIDLSAPKVDISAPELDIECPEGKVKGPKFKMPSLHMPDIDFNLKGPKLEGDLKGPKVDIKAPEVNLEAPDVDGKVKGPKFKMPSVPKVSMPDLGLNVKGPKVEGELKGPNIDMKGPEVDVAVPDVELEGPEGKLKMPKFKMPSVNVNLPKVPDVDFNIKSPKWKGGADISGPKLEGDVRGLDVEIKSPEIDIDVPDLDIGGPEAKVKNKKSRFHMPKFGFSSSKAEAPDVDVKLPKTNLNVSGPKVNIDTPTLDIEGPEAKVKGTKFKMPSIPKMSIPDVDLNIKSPKWKGTDISGPKIEGELKGPEIDIKAPKVELDSPTLDIESPEGKGKLKMPKFKMPKFGFSGSKVEGKDVDITLPEGEMDVSGPKVDISAPDLDIECPEGKVKGPKFKMPSLHMPDLDFNLKGPKVEGDLKGPKVDINAPEVNLEAPDIGIDGNVKGSKFKMPSLHMPDIDFNLKGPKVEGDLKGPKVDINAPEVNLEAPDVDIDGKVKGSKFKMPSLHMPDIDFNLKGPKVEGDLKGPKVDINAPEVNLEAPDVDIDGKVKGSKFKMPSLHMPDIDFNLKGPKVEGDLKGPKVDINAPEVNLEALDVDIDGKVKGPKFKMPSVPKVSMPDLGFNIKGPKMEGELKGPNIDMKGPEAEVAIPDVELEGPEGRLKMPKFKMPKFGFSGLKADGKDVDISLPEGEIDISGPKVDISAPKLDIECPEGKVKGPKFKMPSLHMPDIDLNLKGPKVEGDLKGPKVDINAPEINLEAPDVDIDGKVKGSKFKMPSLHMPDLDFNLKGPKMEGDLKGPKVDIKAPKVNLEAPDVDFDGKVKGPKFKMPSMPKVSMPDLGLNIKGPKMEGELKGPKIDMKGPEVDVAIPDVELEGPEGKMKMPKFKMPKFGFSGSKVDGKEIDIKLPEGEIDVSGPKVDISAPDLNMECPEGKVKGPKFKMPSLHMPDIDLNLKGPKVEGDSKGPKVDIKAPEVNLEAPDVDIDGKVKGSKFKMPSLHMPDLDFNLKGPKVEGDLKGPKVDINAPEVNLEAPDVDIDGKVKGSKFKMPSLHMPDLDFNLKGPKVEGDLKGPKVDINAPEVNLEAPDVDIDGKVKGSKFKMPSLHMPDLDFNLKGPKVEGDLKGPKVEIKAPKVNLEAPDVDVDGKVKGPKFEMPSMPKVSMPDLGLNIKGPKMEGELKGPKIDMKGPEFDVAIPDVELEGPEGKLKMPKFKMPKFGFSGLKADGKDVDISLPEGEIDISGPKVDISAPELDIECPEGKVKGPKFKMPSLHMPDIDFNLKGPKLEGDLKGPKVDIQAPDVNLEAPDVDIDGKVKGPKFKMPSMPKVSMPDLGLNIKGPKMEGELKGPNIDMKGPEVDVAIPDVELEGPEGKLKMPKFKMPKFGFSGLKADGKDVDISLPEGEIDISGPKVDISAPELDIECPEGRVKGPKFKMPSLHMPDIDFNLKGPKLEGDLKAPKVDIKAPEVNLEAPDVDFDGKIKGPKFKMPSIGVSLPKVSIPETDHNVKGPKFKGDIDLPEVNLEADLKPTKVKTKDPEVKFPSSGVSVEVPDSKIKGPKFKLPSWGFSKPSNSGTEIDMKGPKIKGDVDLSVSKGSSLKGSDLTVSGPNIDLEMPEGKVKKSKFKFPKFNFSSPKAQIPETDVKIANTDLEVSSPKFKMPSLNIKSPKVSMPDVELNLKGPKIKGDMDVMVPKVEGDIKDLKADIHCPEVDLNAPEVNIDGKVKGHKFKMPSVHVPEVSMPDFGLNVKGPKVEGELKGPKIDMKGPEVDVAIPDVELEGPEGKLKMPKFKMPTFGFSGSKVKGKDIDIALPEGEIDVSVPKLDISAPELDIECPEGKVKGPNFKMPSLHMPDIDFNLKGPKVEGDLKGPKVDISAPDVDIDGKVKGSKFKMPSLHMPDIDFNLKGPKVEGDLKGPKVDINAPEVKLEGPDVDIDGKVKGSKFKMPSLHMPDLDFNLKGPKVEGDLKGPKVDISAPDVDIDGKVKGSKFKMPSLHMPDIDFNLKGPKVEGDLKGPKVDISAPEVNLEAPDVDIDGKVKGSKFKMPSLHMPDLDFNLKGPKVEGDLKGPKVDISAPDVDIDGKVKGSKFKMPSLHMPDLDFNLKGPKVEGDLKGPKVDISAPEVNLEAPDVDIDGKVKGSKFKMPSLHMPDIDFNLKGPKVEGDLKGPKVDISAPEVNLEAPDVDIDGKVKGSKFKMPSLHMPDLDFNLKGPKVEGDLKGPKVDINAPEVNLEAPDVDGKVKGPKFKMPSMPKVSMPDLGLNVKGPKVEGELKGPKIDMKGPEVDVEIPDVELEGPEGKLKMPKFKMPTFGFSGPKVKGKDIDIALPEGEIDVSGPKLDISAPELDIECPEGKVKGPKFKMPSLHMPDIDFNLKGPKVEGDLKGPKADIRAPEVNLEAPDVDIDGKVKGSKFKMPSLHMPDLDFNLKGPKVEGDLKGPKVDIRAPEVNLEAPDVDIDGKVKGSKFKMPSLHMPDLDFNLKGPKVEGDLKGPKVDIRAPEVNLEAPDVDIDGKVKGSKFKMPSLHMPDIDFNLKGPKVEGDLKGPKVDIRAPEVNLEAPDVDIDGKVKGSKFKMPSLHMPDLDFNLKGPKVEGDLKGPKVDIRAPEVNLEAPDVDIDGKVKGSKFKMPSLHMPDLDFNLKGPKVEGDLKGPKVDIRAPEINLEAPDVDIDGKVKGSKFKMPSLHMPDLDFNFKGPKVEGDLKGPKVDFKAPEVNLEAPDVDIDGKVKGSKFKMPSLHMPDLDFNLKGPKVEGDLKGPKVDIKAPEVNLEAPDVDVDGKVKGPKFQMPSMPKVSMPDLGLNIKGPKMEGEFKGPKIDMKGPQVDVAIPDVELEGPEGKLKMPKFKMPKFGFSGSKVDGKDVDIKLPEGEIDVSGPKVDISAPELDIECPEGKLKGSKFKMPSLHMPDIDLNLKSPKLEGDLKDPKVDIKAPEINLEAPDVDMDGKVKGPKFKMPSVPKVSMPDLGLNVKGPKVEGELKGPKIDMKGPEVDVAIPDVELEGPEGKLKMPKFKMPKFGFSGSKVDGKDVDIELPEADLSASGPKVDISAPKFNIKGLEGKVKGPKVEMPSVNLATHDVHLNLKGPKLEGQGIDPKGPEGNIDIAIPKTGLDIKAPDVSLPSTGLDIEGPEGNFKMPKVKKPKFGFGMKSPKADINVPAVDIGTPDVEVNAEMPEIGVAGKGKKGKLKMPKIHMSGPKIKGKKGGFDVNTPELDSEVSMKTPNADISISGGDATIKSDIGIKGTKTRKPLFGKIHFPDVEFDIKSPKLKGDASLPSPKADIKTSDLHIGGEINTQEVEVSSTGLDIGELDVKSKKSKIKLPAFSMSGAKVEYGHDTSLPKDSINVSGLKLEGDIKASGTDASLRKLDADLSSSSFGGDLSLEGPKIQMPSVSILDPNVSFPDSDLNVTGPKIGCGLRVASDFTNSDASGSLLHGDAAGLKFNMGKPDINLKGQDLSLKGNLEGQFKGPQSIDVAGAKVGGLVQGGVDGHFGASGISADTESSAVKISFPRLLMPKFTGPEHLGREMGVDVDFPKVETTNLSQADHELEEGDIKIKKSKIKMPKFNFSKAKGKGEYNLPDVSVSGSKGDLKSSKASLGSAEGAVGSAGMEVVSERVISSREKSPKYEFSLFTSKKPRHRSSSMSEEIEGAMQSSPSGTLELDSGGMSLEGGKKKGKHSKIKFGTFGGLGSKSKGSYEVTLSDDENVQGSGASLSSRKSRVSSSSSNDSGTKAGVKLPKVELTVAKKKQ